Part of the Streptomyces sp. NBC_01460 genome, GACGACCGCGGGGGAGGTGTTCACCGTCATCATCGGCTGGTGGACGGTCTCGTAGAGAACGTCCAGGAGGCGGGACTTGCCACACCCCTTGGTCGGCCCGACCACCGCCAGCCGCGGCGCGTGCTGGAGGCCAGGCTGGCAGTGGGAGGCCGCGACCCAGAGGGTGACGGCGGTCAGGGCCTCGTCGCTCGGCAGCACCACGTACCGCCCGATCGCCGTGCGGAGATCGTCCAGCAGCGCGCTGCCTTCGCCTGCCGGCCCGCCGCTATCTTGGGACTCTGGTCCGCCTGGAGCAGGAACGCCTGCGCTGTCCGACGCTGTTGTCGGGGCACTAGCTTCGGCAGGTCGGGAATCGCGTGAGCTCCGGCTCGGAGCATCGGCGGGCGGGCCTCCGATGGCGGGGCGTGCTTCTCGGTCGCGAGGCAGACCCTGGCCCGGGACCGCGATCGGTGGCCAGGCAACACCGGATGCCTTCGAGGTGGCGGGGGACGTAGGGTCCTTCATAGATGTTCCTCTCAGGTGGGGGCGAGACGGGCAAGGTCTCGCCCCCGACCAGTTCGTTCAGGGATGGGCGAGGTGCAAGGGGATCTCCGGCCCTCGGCGTAGGCGCGCCGAGGGCCGTTCCCGTGTCCGGGCGGTCCGGCGGCTCATGAGGCCAGGCCCCAGTCCTCTCCGCCGTCGATCAGCGCGCGCTCGTAGCGCAGCAGTTCGGCCTCGGGGTAGAGCACCCGCTTGCCGACCTTGATGCCGCGCGGCCCCTTCTTGAGCTGGCGCCAGTAGCGGACGGTGCTCTCAGCGGTGCGGTAGCGCTCGGCGACCTCGGCGGTGGTCAGGTATCGCATGCGTTCCCTTTCGGCTAGGTGGCGATTCGATCTGCATAATCTGTACCTCATGATCGGCGGTTAGCCAAACCGGGAAGCTCATGTTTCAATTTGGATAGCGACGGTCGCGATGGAGGTTCGATGGCAAGCGAGAAGACCGAGGGTGGCGAGGTGCCGCTGCTCTACAGCGAAGGCAACGTGGCGGGCCGCGTGGCCCTGGAGCGCGAGGTCAGAGGGTGGAGCACGACCGAGCTGGCTGAGCGCGTGACCAGAGCCGGCGTGAAGATGAACCAGACGGCCGTGTGGCGCATCGAGAACGGCTCACCCCGTCGCCGGATCAACCTCGACGAGGCGCTCGCCTTCTCCCGCGTCTTCGAGCTCCCCCTCGAAGAGCTGATGTCGCCGCCCCTCGAAGGGCTCGACGTCGACAGCCGACGGCTCGTCCAGGAAGCCGTCGAAGCGTTCTACGAGACCCGTGACGCCCGCGACCGCCTGCACCGTGCTGTGGTCGCCGTCGCCGGCCATATCAAGGCCCACCCCGACAGCTCGCGGGCGATCCACGAGCAGTGCCTCCGCCTCATGGGCGACGAGCGGGACGCCCGCGTCCTCAGCGGCGACATCGAGGACGGGGGTCACTACTGACAACCAGCACGAAGGAGAAGCCACTTGGCGAACATCCAGAAGCGCCCCAACGGCAAATGGCGTGCCCGATACCGCGACCTCGACGGCAAGGAGCACGCCCGCCACTTCGACCGGAAGCTCGACGCCCAGCGCTGGCTCGACGAGGTCACGACCAGCGTGGTCACCGGTCAGTACGTCGACCCGCGTGCCGGTCGCGTCACCTTCGAGAAGTACGCCGAGAGGTGGCAGGGCTCGCTCATCGCGAGCGAGGCGGGTGAGCGCATCACCGACAACGCGCTCCGGCTCCACCTCGTACCGGCGCTGGGTGCCCGCTCCCTGGCGGCGATACGCCGCAACGACATACAAGTGCTGTTCAAGCACCTGTCCGACCAGCTCGGTCCGGGCAGTGTCCGGAACGTCCACGACGTCCTCGTGCGCGTCATGACGGCGGCCGTGGACGACAAGGTCATCGCCTCCAGCCCGTGCCGCCGGATCACCCTTCCGGTCATTCCGGACGAGGAGGTCACCCCGCCCACCGTCGCTCAGGTCGAGGCCATGGCACGCGTGATGCCGCCGTACATCCGGGCAGCCGTCGTCGTGCTCGCAGGGTCAGGCTTGCGCATAGGTGAGTTGCTGGGCCTGAAGGTGTCGGACGTCGACTTCAAGGCCGGCAGCATTCGCGTGGAGCGGCAGCGGCTCCAGTCGGGGAAGATCGGCCCGCCGAAGACCGCGAAGTCCCGGCGTACGGTTCCGGTCGGGGAGGTCGTCACCGACGCGCTCCTCGGGCACCTCGCCGCGCGCCCCTCCATGGAGTGGCTGTTCACGATGGAGGAGGGGGAACCGCTCAACTACCGCCGCTGGAAAACCGAGTGGAATTGCGCACGTAGGGCGCTCCAGGCGGCGGAGAGCGAAGCAGCCAAGCGTGAGGGCCGCAAGCCCGTCGGGCTGCCGCACATGGTGACCCACGACCTGCGGCACTTCTACGCCTCCGCGCTCATCGCGGGCGGTGCGAGCGTCAAGCAGGTCCAGATGGTCCTCGGCCACGCGTCCGCAGTCATCACCCTGCGGATCTACGCGCATCTGTGGCCGGGCGAAGAAGACCGCACCCGGTCCGTGATGGACGCCGTGCTCGGCGGCCTGCGGACCGGGTGCGGACGGGTAGGGAGTCCGACCAGCGAAACCGCAGGTCAGACGGCCTAACCAGAGATCAAGCCTTCTTGGTCTCCCAGAAAATCTTGTCGATCTGGGCGATCAGGTCCAGAGCCTTCTGGCCCGTGGCCGGGTCATTCGAGCCCTTGGCCGCGGAGAGCGCCTTCAGGGTGTCGTTGACCAGCTGGTGCAGCTCCGGGTACTTCTCGAAGTGCGGGGGCTTGAAGTAGTCGCTCCAGAGCACCGAGACGTGGTGCTTCGCGAGCTCGGCACGCTGTTCCTTGATCAGAACGGCGCGCGTGCGGAAGTCCGCGTCCTCGTTGGCCTGGTACTTCTCCTGGACGGCCTTGACGGACTCCGCCTCGATGCGGGCCTGGGCCGGGTCGTACACACCGCAGGGCAGGTCGCAGTGAGCGCTGACCTTCACCTTGGGGGCAAACAGGCGGGAAAGCATGGAGCTGTCCTTCCTCGTGATCGTCTTCTCAGGTGGGACATTACTCCGTGGGGAGCCGCTTTTTGCGGCTGCCCCCTAGGGCTTAGGCCAAAAGTCCGGGGCGAGGACGGGACCTGTGGCCGAAAATACGAAGCGGTGCGCGCAGCCGTGCACGGGAGGATGGACCGGGAGGTGCCACAGATGCCGGAACCGGCGCAGGAGCCGTGGAGCGGGCGGGCGGAGCGCAGGGCGTTCCAGGTGGTCGAGGTGACGGGGCCGTCGATGGTGCCCACGCTCTACCACGGGGACTGGCTGCTCGTGCAGCGCGGGGCGCCGGTGCGCCCGGGGGACGTGGTGATCCTGCGTCATCCCTTCCAGCAGGATCTGCTGGTGGTCAAACGCGCGGCGGAGCGGCGCGACGGCGGCTGGTGGGTGCTGGGCGACAACGCGTACGCGGGCGGGGACAGCACGGACTACGGGACGGTGCCCGGGGAGCTCGTGCTGGCCCGTGTGCGGGCCCGCTACCGGCCCCTGAGGAAGGATCAGCGGTCGCTGCCCGGGGTGCTGCGCTGGGCGGTGTCCGCGGTACGGCGCGTGTCGGCGGAGCGCTCCGTCTCCAGGCGCTTGCGGGCCCGGTAGGCGGCGACGTTGGCGCGGGTCGCGCAGCGGTCGGAGCAGTAGCGCCGCGAGCGGTTGGTGGAGGTGTCGAGGTAGGCGTTGCGGCACGGCGCCGCCTCGCACAGGCCGAGCCGGTCCACGCCGTGCGACGTGAGGTGGAAGGCGAGGCCCATCGCCGCGATCGCGGCGAAGCCCGCCGTCGCGTTCGACGGATGGTCGGCGAGGTGCATGTGCCAGTCCGGCTTGTCGTCCTCGTCCCGGATGTCATGGCCGGAGATCTGCGGGCTCACCGGGAACTCCAGCAGGAGTGAGTTGAGCAGGTCGACCGCGAGGGTCTCCTCGCCGTTGTCGGCCGCCTCGAACACCGCGCGCAGCCGGCCGCGCACGGACCGGAAGCGGGTCACGTCCGCGTCGGTCGCGCGGCGGGCCGCCTGGGCGTTCGCACCGAACAGCTCACGGACGGACTCGACCGTGGTGAGCGAGTCCTTGTTGCGGGCCGGCTCCTCGGTGTTGACCAGACGCACGGCGTAGTCCGAGTAATAGGCCAGTTCCACTTGTAGTCCTTACGGCGTCGGTCTATGGTCGGTGTGCCGACCAGTGTAATGGGTGGTCGCGTGTATCGGGTCTTACGGACGTACGTACAGGTGGAGGTTCGAGTGACGGCGACAGGCACCGACTGGCAGTCCTGGCAGGAGAGCTGGGACCGGCAGCAGGAGTGGTACATGCCGGACCGCGAGGAGCGGTTCCGGGTGATGCTCGACATGGTGGAGGCCTTCGTGGGGCCCGAACCGAGAGTGCTCGACCTCGCGTGCGGTACGGGCAGTATCACGGACCGGCTCCTCAAGCGGTTCCCCCACGCCACCAGTACGGGCGTCGACCTGGACCCGGCGCTGCTCGCCATCGCGCGCGGCACCTTCGAGGGGGACGACCGGGTCACCTTCGTCACCGCCGACCTGAAGGACGCCACCTGGACCGAGCGGCTGCCCCACGCCTCGTACGACGCGGTGCTCACCGCCACCGCGCTGCACTGGCTGCACAGCGGACCGCTCGCGGCCCTGTACGGGAGGATCGGCGGACTGGTCAGGGACGGCGGGGTCTTCATGAACGCCGACCACATGATCGACGCGGACACCCCCCGCATCAACGCCGCCGAACGTGCCCACCGGCACGCCGTCATGGACCGGGCCAAGGCCACAGGCGCCGTCGACTGGCGGGAGTGGTGGGCCCTGGCGGCGAAGGACCCGGCCCTCGCGGCACCCACCGCCGAGCGGTTCGCGATCTACGGCGAACACGCCGACGGCGACATGCCGTCCGCCGGCTGGCACGCCCGCACCCTCCGCGAGGCCGGGTTCGGCGAGGCGCGCGCGGTCTGGGCCTCACCGTCGGACAGCCTGGTCCTCGCCGTGAAGTAGGGCGCGCGGAGAAAGCGAGGAGGGCGGTACGGACCGGGTCCGTACCGCCCTCCTCGCTGCGCGCGACGCTGTTACAGCACCTTGGACAGGAAGGACTTCGTCCGGTCGTGCTGCGGGTTCGTCAGGACGTCGCGGGGGTGGCCGGACTCGACCACCACGCCGTCGTCCATGAAGACCAGCGCGTCGCCGACCTCACGGGCGAAGCCCATCTCGTGCGTGACGACGATCATCGTCATGCCGTCCTCGGCCAGTCCGCGCATGACGTCCAGGACGTCGCCGACCAGCTCCGGGTCGAGCGCCGAGGTGGGCTCGTCGAAGAGCATCAGCTTCGGCTCCATGGCCAGGGCGCGGGCGATGGCCACGCGCTGCTGCTGACCGCCGGAGAGCTGGGACGGATAGTTCTTCGCCTTGTCGGACAGGCCCACCCGGTCCAGCAACCGCTCCGCGCGGGCCCGGGCGACGGCCTTGGCCTCGCCCTTCACCTGGATCGGTGCCTCCATGACGTTCTCGATGGCCGTCATGTGCGGGAACAGGTTGAAGCGCTGGAAGACCATGCCGATGTCCCGGCGCTTCAGCGCGACCTCGCTGTCCTTGAGCTCGTAGAGCTTGTCGCCCTTCTGGCGGTAGCCGACCAGATCGCCGTCGACGTACAGCCGGCCGGCGTTGATCTGCTCCAGGTGGTTGATGCACCGCAGGAACGTCGACTTGCCGGAACCGGAGGGGCCGATCAGGCAGAAGACCTCACGCGGGGCGACCTCGAGGTCGATGCCCTTGAGGATGTGTGCGGGGCCGAAGGACTTGTGTACGCCCTCGGCCTTCACCATGGCGGTCATGCGGCACCTCCCTTCGGGCGTCCGAGCGACAGCATGTTCGCCTTGATCTTCTGGAACGGGGTGTCCGGCAGGCTGCGGCTGGAGCCGCGTGCGTAGTACCGCTCCAGGTAGTACTGGCCGATGCTGAGCACGGAGGTGAGCACCATGTACCAGGCGGCCGCCAGGAACAGCATCTCCACGGTCGCACCCGAGGTCTGCGAGACGTTCTGGGTGGAGCGCAGCAGTTCGGTGTACTGCACGGCGACCGCGAGCGAGGAGGTCTTCAGCATGTTGATGACCTCGTTGCCGGTCGGCGGCACGATCACGCGCATGGCCTGCGGGACGACGATCCTGCGGAGCGTCTTGCCGTGGCTCATGCCCAGGGCGTGCGCCGCCTCGGTCTGCCCCTCGTCGACCGACTGGAGGCCGGCCCGGCAGATCTCCGCCATGTACGCCGCCTCGTTGAGGCCGAGGCCGAGCAGCGCGCACAGGAACGGGGTCATGAAGGACGACCACTCGTCCTTGTAGATCGGCCCGAGATTGATGTACTCGAACACGATGCCCAGGTTGAACCAGACCAGGAGCTGCACGTAGACGGGGGTCCCGCGGAAGAACCAGATGTAGCCCCACGCGATGGACGTGGTCACCGGGTTCTTGGAGAGCCGCATCACGGCCAGCACGATGCCCAGCACCACGCCGATGATCATCGAGAGGACCGTGATGATGACGGTGTTCTTGACACCCTCGAGGATCTGGTCGTCGAAGAAGTAGTCCGGTATCGCAGCCCAGTTGATGTCGCCCTGGGCGAAGGCGTAGACGAGCGTGGCCAGGAGGCCGAGCGTGATGATCGCCGAGACGTACCGGCCGTAGTGGCGCACCGGTATGGCCTTGATCGCCTCCGGCCCCGCCGACGGGGTGGGCGGGGTGTCCGTCGGCCCCGCCTTCTTGATGTCAGTCACAGGTGATGCCTTTCAGCGCCGGTTCCGGCTCAGGACCCGCCGTTGATCTTGGCCTCGGTGACCGCGCCGGCGTCGACGCCCCACTTGGCGATGACCTTGTCGTAGTCACCGTTCTTGATGACCGCGTTCAGGGCCGCCTCGATGGCCTTGGTGAGCTCGTCGTTGCCCTTGGCGACGGCGATGCCGTACGGGGCCGCCTCGACCTGGTCGCCGACCAGCTGGAAGTCGTTGCCGCCGCCCGAGGTCTTGACCGCGTACGCGGCGACCGGGAAGTCGGAGGAGCCGGCGTCGGCGCCGCCGCCGCGCAGGCGGGTCTGGGCCTCGAGGTCGTTGTCGAAGGCCTCGATGGAGATCTTGCCCTTGCCGCCGCACTTGGCGCTCTCGGCCTTGGCGAGGTCGTGGGAGACGGTGCCCCGCTGGACGACCAGCCTCTTGCCGCAGAGGTCCGACCAGGTGCTGATGCCCTTGTCGTCGCCCTTCTTGGTGTAGATGGAGACGCCCGCGGTGAAGTAGTCGATGAAGTCGACGCCCTCGCCGACCTTCTTCTTCGTCTCGGAGTCGACGCCGTCCTGGCGGTCCTTGGTGTCGGTCATGGCCGACATCGCCAGGTCGTAGCGCTTCGAGCGCAGGCCCGTGAGCAGGGTGTCGAACGTGCCGTTCTCGAAGACGAACTTCACCCCGAGCTGCTTGCCGAGGGCGTCCGCCAGGTCGGGGTCGATGCCGACCGTCTTGCCGGACTTGTCCTTGAACTCGACCGGCGGGTAGGCGATGTCGGATCCGACCTTGATCTCACCCTTGTCCTTGATGGCCTGGGGGACGAGGTCGGCGAGCGGCGCCTTGTCGGCGGAGGCGGTGCCCGAGTCCTTCTTCGCGGCGCTGTCGGTCTGGTCTCCACAGGCGGTCAGCAGCAGGGTGCCGGCGACCGCGACTGCGCAGACGGCGGCAATCCGGGACTTCGCGGCCGTACGACAGAGGGTGCTTGCGGTCATGATCGGAATCCTCCGGCGGTGAGGGAAAGAGTGCTGGTCAGGTGGGCACGCACGCACCTTCGAGTGTCGCCACCTTGTGTGATTAGGGCATCTTGCCATTCGGACTCACCCGATCAGGGGGCCAGGCATGTCAAAATCGG contains:
- a CDS encoding helix-turn-helix transcriptional regulator; this encodes MRYLTTAEVAERYRTAESTVRYWRQLKKGPRGIKVGKRVLYPEAELLRYERALIDGGEDWGLAS
- a CDS encoding helix-turn-helix transcriptional regulator translates to MASEKTEGGEVPLLYSEGNVAGRVALEREVRGWSTTELAERVTRAGVKMNQTAVWRIENGSPRRRINLDEALAFSRVFELPLEELMSPPLEGLDVDSRRLVQEAVEAFYETRDARDRLHRAVVAVAGHIKAHPDSSRAIHEQCLRLMGDERDARVLSGDIEDGGHY
- a CDS encoding tyrosine-type recombinase/integrase; amino-acid sequence: MANIQKRPNGKWRARYRDLDGKEHARHFDRKLDAQRWLDEVTTSVVTGQYVDPRAGRVTFEKYAERWQGSLIASEAGERITDNALRLHLVPALGARSLAAIRRNDIQVLFKHLSDQLGPGSVRNVHDVLVRVMTAAVDDKVIASSPCRRITLPVIPDEEVTPPTVAQVEAMARVMPPYIRAAVVVLAGSGLRIGELLGLKVSDVDFKAGSIRVERQRLQSGKIGPPKTAKSRRTVPVGEVVTDALLGHLAARPSMEWLFTMEEGEPLNYRRWKTEWNCARRALQAAESEAAKREGRKPVGLPHMVTHDLRHFYASALIAGGASVKQVQMVLGHASAVITLRIYAHLWPGEEDRTRSVMDAVLGGLRTGCGRVGSPTSETAGQTA
- the sodN gene encoding superoxide dismutase, Ni encodes the protein MLSRLFAPKVKVSAHCDLPCGVYDPAQARIEAESVKAVQEKYQANEDADFRTRAVLIKEQRAELAKHHVSVLWSDYFKPPHFEKYPELHQLVNDTLKALSAAKGSNDPATGQKALDLIAQIDKIFWETKKA
- the sodX gene encoding nickel-type superoxide dismutase maturation protease, with the protein product MPEPAQEPWSGRAERRAFQVVEVTGPSMVPTLYHGDWLLVQRGAPVRPGDVVILRHPFQQDLLVVKRAAERRDGGWWVLGDNAYAGGDSTDYGTVPGELVLARVRARYRPLRKDQRSLPGVLRWAVSAVRRVSAERSVSRRLRAR
- a CDS encoding CGNR zinc finger domain-containing protein → MELAYYSDYAVRLVNTEEPARNKDSLTTVESVRELFGANAQAARRATDADVTRFRSVRGRLRAVFEAADNGEETLAVDLLNSLLLEFPVSPQISGHDIRDEDDKPDWHMHLADHPSNATAGFAAIAAMGLAFHLTSHGVDRLGLCEAAPCRNAYLDTSTNRSRRYCSDRCATRANVAAYRARKRLETERSADTRRTADTAQRSTPGSDR
- a CDS encoding class I SAM-dependent methyltransferase; translated protein: MGGRVYRVLRTYVQVEVRVTATGTDWQSWQESWDRQQEWYMPDREERFRVMLDMVEAFVGPEPRVLDLACGTGSITDRLLKRFPHATSTGVDLDPALLAIARGTFEGDDRVTFVTADLKDATWTERLPHASYDAVLTATALHWLHSGPLAALYGRIGGLVRDGGVFMNADHMIDADTPRINAAERAHRHAVMDRAKATGAVDWREWWALAAKDPALAAPTAERFAIYGEHADGDMPSAGWHARTLREAGFGEARAVWASPSDSLVLAVK
- a CDS encoding amino acid ABC transporter ATP-binding protein, whose amino-acid sequence is MTAMVKAEGVHKSFGPAHILKGIDLEVAPREVFCLIGPSGSGKSTFLRCINHLEQINAGRLYVDGDLVGYRQKGDKLYELKDSEVALKRRDIGMVFQRFNLFPHMTAIENVMEAPIQVKGEAKAVARARAERLLDRVGLSDKAKNYPSQLSGGQQQRVAIARALAMEPKLMLFDEPTSALDPELVGDVLDVMRGLAEDGMTMIVVTHEMGFAREVGDALVFMDDGVVVESGHPRDVLTNPQHDRTKSFLSKVL
- a CDS encoding amino acid ABC transporter permease → MTDIKKAGPTDTPPTPSAGPEAIKAIPVRHYGRYVSAIITLGLLATLVYAFAQGDINWAAIPDYFFDDQILEGVKNTVIITVLSMIIGVVLGIVLAVMRLSKNPVTTSIAWGYIWFFRGTPVYVQLLVWFNLGIVFEYINLGPIYKDEWSSFMTPFLCALLGLGLNEAAYMAEICRAGLQSVDEGQTEAAHALGMSHGKTLRRIVVPQAMRVIVPPTGNEVINMLKTSSLAVAVQYTELLRSTQNVSQTSGATVEMLFLAAAWYMVLTSVLSIGQYYLERYYARGSSRSLPDTPFQKIKANMLSLGRPKGGAA
- a CDS encoding ABC transporter substrate-binding protein codes for the protein MTASTLCRTAAKSRIAAVCAVAVAGTLLLTACGDQTDSAAKKDSGTASADKAPLADLVPQAIKDKGEIKVGSDIAYPPVEFKDKSGKTVGIDPDLADALGKQLGVKFVFENGTFDTLLTGLRSKRYDLAMSAMTDTKDRQDGVDSETKKKVGEGVDFIDYFTAGVSIYTKKGDDKGISTWSDLCGKRLVVQRGTVSHDLAKAESAKCGGKGKISIEAFDNDLEAQTRLRGGGADAGSSDFPVAAYAVKTSGGGNDFQLVGDQVEAAPYGIAVAKGNDELTKAIEAALNAVIKNGDYDKVIAKWGVDAGAVTEAKINGGS